GGAGACGCGCGTCGGTTCTGTCCGGGGAGAGCCGGGTGCCTTTTTCTCCCCTTCTTCTGCAGAAGAATGGTTCTGGCCCGGCCACGGTATCGTCGTGGGCAATCGCCTCAAGATTTTTCTGCATCGTTTCGAGCAAACCGCTCCCAAGTTGTGGGCCTGGCGCTGGATCGGCACCGATCTGGCAAATGTCTCCCTGCCTTCGTTGACGCTGACCGGTATCCAGCCTGCGCCATCGGATAATCAGATCCTTTATGGCGTCTGCCTTCTGGAAGCCGACGGCTATACGTATATCTACGGCACGGCCGACCGGCACCATCCCAAAGAGGCCCATGTGGCGCGTGTACCGGCCGGCCGCCTGAAAGGGCCGTGGGACTATTTCAACGGTGCTTGCTGGTCGGGGCAGGCGGTCGCAACGTGCCGTATCCTGGCCGGCGTCTCCACCCAGTACAGCGTGATTCGGTCCGGTCGTCACTTTTACCTCTTCACCATGGACGGTCGCGCCGTGTTTTCCAATCTCATCGTCGTCTACCGAGCCGTTCATCCCCAAGGCCCCTGGCAGGGACCGCTGGCCCTTTACCAGGCCCCGGAAGCCGACGATCAGGTGATTGCCTACAATCCCTTTGCACATGTGCAATTCCTTGACAAAAACCGTGTGCTCCTGTCGTACAATCTCAATCATGTCTCCAACCCGGACGCCTTGTACCAGGATGCCGCCCTGTACCGGCCACGCTTTGTCCGCGTCGATCTCGGCGAAGCGGACCGGCGGTTAGACGCTGAATCGCAGCTCCAGGTCGGCGGTAACCGATAAAAATAGAGCGAGCGTTCGATTTTTTGGGTTGACAGCGCCCCCGACAGCTTGCTAAAAAATGCGGCACGGACCATCCAGGCGGATAAACACTTAAAATCATACGAGGTAGTTAACATGATCAAATCAAGACTCTGCGACCTGATCGGCATCAAGTATCCCATCATCCAGGCGGGCATGGGCCCTTTCAGCAACAACAATCTGTGTGTCGCCGCAGCCAATGCCGGCGTACTCGGACTGCTGTCCACCAGCGGTCTTTTCAGCAAGGAAACCCAGCCCTGGGTCTACAACGCATTTTGCGACAGCGGCGAGGCGGACCGCGATGACGACATGGCGACGGCTTTCGAAAAGGTCCTGAAACGAACCTATCGACTGGTCAAGGATAAGGGCGGCGTATACGGGCCCAACGTGATGGTCTCCGCCGAGCTGAAAGAGCAGGCCAATATCATGATCGAAACGGCCATCAAGGTTCGGGAGGAAAATCCCGACATGAAAAACCACCTCAAGGTGATGTACACCTCCGCAGGCGATCCCATGGGGTGGGGCGAGAAGATCAAAAAAGCGGGCTTCACCTGGATTCACATCGTGCCCTCGGTCAAGGGTGCGATGCGTTGTAAAAAGGCTGGGGTCGATGTGATCGTCGCCTCGGGGCACGAGGGTGGTTTCCATACGCACTGGGAGCCGCTGCACTCCATGGTGCTGCTGCCGGCCGTGGTCGATGCCGTAGCGGATGACAAGACGCTGGTGATCGGCGGCGGCGGGTTTTCCGACGGTAAGACCCTCGTCGCGGGCCTGGCGTTGGGTGCCGACGGCATCCTGATGGGCACCCGTTTTCTGGCCACCCAGGAAAGCGATTTCCACCAGATCTGGAAAGAGGGCGTGGTCAAGGCCGGAGACCGCGGCACACTGATTGCCCGTGGTTTTGTGGGCCCGGCCCGGTGGCTGAGGACTCCTCGAAGTGAAGAACACGCCCAAAATACCCTTAAAAAGTCACCCGGCGTTTTTCTCGGCACGCCCGATGATTATTCCAACCTCGACATGTCGCTGATCGAATACGAGATCGAGTCCATCAAGGCCACCTACGAAGGAAACGAAGAAAAGGCGCTCATGGCCGCCGGCGAAGTGGCCCAGCGCATCAAGGACATGCCCAAGGTCAACGACATGGTTCAGAACATTATGAAGGAAGCAGACGAAGCGTTTGCGCAATTGACCCGGAAGTTTCAAAAATAGAAGTTCGATTCGAAAAAATGCCGGAGACCTCTGTTCGGTCTCCGGCATTTTTGTTATGTTGGCAACCTGTGGCGACCGCTCCTTGCCGTCCGACGGATGGGAAGCGCGACTCCTTTTATCCTTTCAGCCAGGGGAAGTGGCCGAAACATGACGATCCAAGCCAAAAAGATATTTGCAATGGTGGATTATGATACATGCAACCCCAGGGACTGCAATCCTGAAAAAGGGGTCTGCCCGGCCGTAGCGGCCTGCACCCATAAAGTGATCAAACAGATCGACGGCCCATTCGAGCCCCCCATCATTTTTTACGACCTGTGCATGGGATGCTGGGACTGCATCGAGGCCTGTCCCCTGGATGCCATCCAAATGAAAGAGGTGTCATAGGCCCGATCGTGCGGCTCGACCTGTTTTTCTCCTGCCTTTTCCGCCCGCTTTTTGCTTGCCAAATCACCTTGGGACACATACTGTTTTTATAGTTTTATTTGTCATTTGCCTTTCCCTGGCGGTCTGTGACGGGGCAGATCGTATCGCCCTGCCGAAAACCCTTCGCCGATCGACCCGATATGGCCGACGTCGAGCCCCTTGGGGGGTGTCCGAGGAATGGGAAACAGGAAAGAGGAGGCGTTCTACGGCCATTCCATGAAACCATTCGAAATCGATGAACCCGGAAAAAACAGCAGAAGCGTCC
This Desulfatitalea tepidiphila DNA region includes the following protein-coding sequences:
- a CDS encoding DUF5005 domain-containing protein gives rise to the protein MLHSQMTPVGSRFRNLKVLPVILFLLLCFISCRQVVPPDVEHRPICVPAEDFNRLFERTGPGWTGGDGTLSVLLPDGRTLWLFGDTLLGRVRPDGTRPVDTPFVHNSLVVQEGARLETRVGSVRGEPGAFFSPSSAEEWFWPGHGIVVGNRLKIFLHRFEQTAPKLWAWRWIGTDLANVSLPSLTLTGIQPAPSDNQILYGVCLLEADGYTYIYGTADRHHPKEAHVARVPAGRLKGPWDYFNGACWSGQAVATCRILAGVSTQYSVIRSGRHFYLFTMDGRAVFSNLIVVYRAVHPQGPWQGPLALYQAPEADDQVIAYNPFAHVQFLDKNRVLLSYNLNHVSNPDALYQDAALYRPRFVRVDLGEADRRLDAESQLQVGGNR
- a CDS encoding NAD(P)H-dependent flavin oxidoreductase; translation: MIKSRLCDLIGIKYPIIQAGMGPFSNNNLCVAAANAGVLGLLSTSGLFSKETQPWVYNAFCDSGEADRDDDMATAFEKVLKRTYRLVKDKGGVYGPNVMVSAELKEQANIMIETAIKVREENPDMKNHLKVMYTSAGDPMGWGEKIKKAGFTWIHIVPSVKGAMRCKKAGVDVIVASGHEGGFHTHWEPLHSMVLLPAVVDAVADDKTLVIGGGGFSDGKTLVAGLALGADGILMGTRFLATQESDFHQIWKEGVVKAGDRGTLIARGFVGPARWLRTPRSEEHAQNTLKKSPGVFLGTPDDYSNLDMSLIEYEIESIKATYEGNEEKALMAAGEVAQRIKDMPKVNDMVQNIMKEADEAFAQLTRKFQK
- a CDS encoding 4Fe-4S binding protein codes for the protein MTIQAKKIFAMVDYDTCNPRDCNPEKGVCPAVAACTHKVIKQIDGPFEPPIIFYDLCMGCWDCIEACPLDAIQMKEVS